One window of Eublepharis macularius isolate TG4126 chromosome 17, MPM_Emac_v1.0, whole genome shotgun sequence genomic DNA carries:
- the CFAP107 gene encoding cilia- and flagella-associated protein 107 isoform X1 produces the protein MITAYRGAQEWYLPSWRVEPKYSTKVLIGNWQEERRKFIQHPEKTCKSIYGRDYVRFPPEIPDRTVIRKNKKKLDGLPKHVLLTHHNEPHHRHLVTQYDDHFSRQGYNPLLPPLRKWNRHKMAWTPEKTDFPLAEPPTNYGLLEHLMRKWSNKDPPGMNSIYTISYMKPPVSAYAVHSHPFTTRLHNSSHEHLRPRTMDGYL, from the exons ATGATTACAGCATACAGAGGTGCGCAGGAATGGTACCTTCCCAGCTGGAGGGTAGAACCAAAATACTCTACTAAGGTGCTCattggcaactggcaggaagaaagaagaaag TTTATACAACATCCTGAGAAAACCTGCAAGAGTATCTATGGAAGAGATTATGTTCGCTTCCCCCCCGAGATACCAGACCGAACCGTGATACGGAAAAATAAGAAGAAACTGGAC GGGCTGCCAAAGCACGTTCTATTGACTCATCACAATGAGCCCCACCACCGACATTTAGTCACGCAATACGACGATCATTTCAGTCGGCAGGGCTATAACCCTTTGCTACCTCCACTTCGCAAATGGAACAGACACAAAATGGCATGGACACCTGAGAAAACAGATTTCCCGCTTGCTG AGCCTCCAACAAACTATGGCCTTCTTGAACATCTTATGAGGAAATGGAGCAACAAAGATCCGCCAGGGATGAACAGCATCTACACTATTTCCTACATGAAGCCTCCCGTTTCTGCTTACGCTGTCCACTCTCACCCCTTCACCACTCGCCTCCATAATTCCTCCCATGAGCATTTGCGTCCAAGAACTATGGATGGTTATCTGTGA
- the CFAP107 gene encoding cilia- and flagella-associated protein 107 isoform X2 translates to MVGRNFIQHPEKTCKSIYGRDYVRFPPEIPDRTVIRKNKKKLDGLPKHVLLTHHNEPHHRHLVTQYDDHFSRQGYNPLLPPLRKWNRHKMAWTPEKTDFPLAEPPTNYGLLEHLMRKWSNKDPPGMNSIYTISYMKPPVSAYAVHSHPFTTRLHNSSHEHLRPRTMDGYL, encoded by the exons aTGGTGGGGAGAAAT TTTATACAACATCCTGAGAAAACCTGCAAGAGTATCTATGGAAGAGATTATGTTCGCTTCCCCCCCGAGATACCAGACCGAACCGTGATACGGAAAAATAAGAAGAAACTGGAC GGGCTGCCAAAGCACGTTCTATTGACTCATCACAATGAGCCCCACCACCGACATTTAGTCACGCAATACGACGATCATTTCAGTCGGCAGGGCTATAACCCTTTGCTACCTCCACTTCGCAAATGGAACAGACACAAAATGGCATGGACACCTGAGAAAACAGATTTCCCGCTTGCTG AGCCTCCAACAAACTATGGCCTTCTTGAACATCTTATGAGGAAATGGAGCAACAAAGATCCGCCAGGGATGAACAGCATCTACACTATTTCCTACATGAAGCCTCCCGTTTCTGCTTACGCTGTCCACTCTCACCCCTTCACCACTCGCCTCCATAATTCCTCCCATGAGCATTTGCGTCCAAGAACTATGGATGGTTATCTGTGA